Sequence from the Lysobacter solisilvae genome:
GTGCGCGATCTCGTGGCCCATCACCACCGCCATCGCGTCCTGGTTCTTCGCCAGCGGCAGCAGGCCGGTGTAGACCGCCATCTTGCCGCCCGGCAGGCAGAACGCATTGGCTTCGTCGGACTGGATGACGCTCACGTCCCACTGGAAGTTCTGGTAGCTGGTGGGCGCGGCCTGCTGGTTGGTCGAGGCCAGGTCCGCGGTGACCTGCGGCACGCGGTTCACCAGGCGGCTGGCGATCTCCCGGATCTGCTTGCTGACCTCGGTGTTGTCCGGCATCAGCGCGCCCTGCGAGGCGGCATCGCTGCGCACCTGGTCGTAGGCCTGCGCGCCCAGCTGCACCTCCTCCTCGGGCGACGCGCCGTAGTGCGCCGTCTCGCCGGTGTAGGGGTCGGTCTCGGCGCTGCCGAACCAGGACCACGCCGCATAGCCGGCGAACAGGATCAGGATCCACCAGCGGATGCCACCGCCGAATCCACGGCGGCGACCGGTCTGCTGCTGGGTACCGCCGAGGGGATCAACGCGCATGGGTCCGCTCCAGAGGTGGGGATGAGGCCGCCAGAATCCTGCGGGCCGCGTGTAGGCGCGGCGATGCCCGCCGCCCCGCCGCGTCGGGCCCAGGATCAGATGTCCCGGACCACGCGAAACCCTACACGCGCGTTGGTGTTGTTGACGTCGGTGCCCTGACGCCAGGCCGAACGGCTGTTGGCCGGCGAGCTGGCCCAAGAACCGCCGCGCACCACCTGCGTGCGGCATCCGGGGTTCACCCAGGGCCGGCCGTCCTTCGGCGCGCGTCGGTAGCTGCTGTGCCAGCAGTCGGCGACCCATTCGCTGACGTTACCGGCCAGGTCGTGAACGCCGTGGCGATCGGCGTCATAGCGCGCCACCGGCGCCGGTCCCCAGGCGCCATCGCCATAGTTGCCGAACGCGTTGCTCCAGCGCCGCCCGCTGGGCGACACGTCGGCCGCGCCGGTGAAGTTGCCGGTGGCCCGCGGCGGCGAGGATTCGCCCCACGGGAACCGGCCCCGGCTGCCGGCACGCAGCGCGTATTCGAACTCGGCTTCACTGGGCAGGCGGTAGCGGTGCCCGGTTTGGTCCGACAGCCACTGCGCGTAGGCCATCGCATCGCCCACGCTCACGTGCAGCACCGGCATGTCGTCCGCGGCGGGACGGCCGACGTAGTCCGAACGCCAGTCGACATTGCCGGCGCGGACGAAGTTGCCGCTGCGCTCGTCGTAGATCGTGGAATAACCGCGGCGGACGGCGCGCGCGCGATGGCCCGTCGCCTCCACGAACCGGCGGAACTCGCCCACCGTGATCTCGGTCCGCGACATCGCGATGCCACGATCGAAGCGGATGTTGCGGGTCGGGCGCTCGGCGTCCGTCGCGTCGGCCTCGCCGTCGGCCGCGCCCATGCTGAAGGCGCCGTGCGGGATCACCACCATCCGCGGCGCGCGGCTGCCGCCGGGCAATGAATCGGTGAAGACGGCGCCGGGCGAGAACAGGCCGTAATGGCTCGCGCGCTCGATGCGCGTGCGCAGTTCCATCGTCGCCGCATCGCCGGTCGGGGCGATGCGCAGCAGTTCGGCCAAGTGCTCGCGCGCGCGCCGCAGCGCCGGCGCGGTGGGCGTGCCGAGCTCGGCGATGCCCGCGTCGCGCAGGGCGTTGACGCGCATCGCCCGCTGCAGCGCGATGCGCTCGCGGGCCTGCGGGACCGTGTCCGCGCCTTCGCGCACCTGGGCGGCGCGCACCAGCCAGTAGTCGGCGCGATCGTAGTTGTCGACCGCGGCCGAGCGCTCGGCGCGGCGGATCAGCGCGCTCTCGGCCGCCGCCAGCCCCTGGCGCGCGCGCGCATCGCCTGGCCGGCGTTCCAGCGCCTCGCGGAAATACCCGATCGCCCCGCCCGCCTGCCCCCGCTCGCCAATGCGCGCGGCCGCCAGGGCGGCTTCACCCAGACGGTTGGCGCGGGCCGCTTCGTCGGCGCGGTCCAGGCTGTCGAGGAAGGCGTCCACGGCGCGATCGCTGGGCGCCACGACGCGCGCCACGGCGGCCACCTCGTGCGCCCGCCGCAGCTGGGAGCGATCATGGTCCATCGACACCAGCGCCTGGCGGCCGGTATCGAGCAGCGCACCCAGGGCCTGGGTCAGCGCCTGCGCGACGGACTCGTCCTCCGGGTCGTAGCGCGACAGGGCCAGGTACAGCGGGATCGCCGCCGTCGCGTCCTCGTGCAGCCGTCCTGCTGCCAGCGCCGCGTCGGCCTGCTTGCGCAGCGCGGCGGCATTGTCCTGGGTGACCTCGATGGCGGGCGCCCGCCACGGCGGCACCGGCGACACCGACTGGTCGGCGCCGATGGTCACCTTGCCGGTGTCGAGCTCGCCACCCTTCTCCTTCCTGCCATCGGGCGTGCAGGCGGCCAGCAGCAGCAACAGCACGACCAGCAGGCCGCCGGGGCCCTGCAAGCGACCGGCCCGGCCCCGTACGCGGCCCGGCCCGACCGGATCGGACGGGAAGCGTGCGCAATCGGGGTGGAACTGGGTCAAACGGCGCTCCTGATCAACCGGCGCTCCTGTGAGACGCTCCCATGGGGCCCGCGCCTGTGAAGCCGGGCACGGCGAAAGTAGGCTATTGTCGCCCGCCCCGGCAACCTCGCCGCGTCGACACGGAACGACTCCTCCGCATGTACGTCTGGATCGCCGACCCCGCCGCGCTGACCGCGCATTTCCTCGCGAAGCCCGCGCGCATCGGCCTGGACACCGAGTTCATCCGCGAACGCACCTACTGGCCGCAACTGGCCCTGGTGCAGATCGCCGTCGGCGACACCGTGCTGATCGTCGACCCGCTCGTGCCGGGCATGTGCGAGGCGCTGGCCCCCATCCTCGCCGACCCGGGCATCCTCAAGATCATGCACAGCGCGAGCGAGGACCTGGTGGCGTTCCGCCATGCCTGCGGCGTGGTGCCCGCGCCGCTGTACGACACCCAGCAGGCCGCCGCGCTCGCCGGCATCGGCGCCGGCCTGGGTTACCAGAAGCTGGTCGAACAGCTCACCGGCGTGGCGCTGGCCAAGGGCGAGACCCGCTCGGACTGGCTGCGCCGGCCGCTGTCGCCCGCCCAGCTGGAATACGCCGCCGACGACGTGCGCCACCTGGCCCAGATGCACGAGACCCTGGACGGCATGCTCGGCCAGCTCGATCGCCGGGCGTGGCTCACCGAGGACGCGCAGCGCACCGTCGCCAACGCCCAGGCCGAAGCCCCCGAACGCTGGCCGCACATGTCGCTGCGCAGCGCGCAGTTCCTCGACGCTCCCGCGCAGCGCCGCCTGGTCCGCGTGCTGCGCTGGCGCGACACCTACGCGCGCGAGAACGACCGCCCGCGCGGCTGGATCCTCGACAACGAACTCGCCGTCTCCATCGCCCGCACGCCGCCGGCCGACCTCGCTGCGCTGCAGGCCGCCTTCGACGCCCAGCCCAAGGCCCCGCGCAAGCTCGCCGGCACGGTGTGGAACGTGCTCAACACCCCGCTGGAAGACGAGGCCGACACGCCCGACGCCGGCGCCGGCGAAACCCGCGACAAGAACCGCCTGCGCAAGCTGCAGGACGCGGTCAGCCAGCGCAGCACCGAACTGGGCCTGCCCGACGGCGTCCTCGCCTCGCGCCGCTGGCTGCAGGCCCTGCTCGACGACGGCACCTGGCCCGGCGCCCTCGCCGGCTGGCGCCGCACCGCACTCGAACCGGTCCTGGCCCCGCTGCTGGAAGCGCCCGAGCGCTGAGATTCAGCCCCTTCCCCCGCTCCCGGCTCAGCCCCTTCCCCCGCTCCGCGGGGGAAGGTTGGGATGGGGGCCAACGATCGCCGCGCGTCAGCTCCTTCCCCCGCTCCGCGGGGGAAGGTTGGGATGGGGGCCACCGATCGCCGCGCACCAGCTCCTTCCCCCGCTCCGCGGGGGAAGGCTGGGATGGGGGCCAACGATCGCCGCGTCCCTGATAGCCCCTTCCCCCGCTCCGCGGGGGAAGGTTGGGATGGGGGCCGCCGATCGCCGCGCACCAGCTCCTTCCCCCGCTCCGCGGGGGAAGGCTGGGATGGGGGCCAACGATCGCCGCGTCCCTGATAGCCCCTTCCCCCGCTCCGCGGGGGGTGAGAGGACGCGCTTGCGGACCACCGGTCCGCGCGTCATCGAACGCCAGCAGGCTGTGCCTGCTGGCCGGGACGGTTGGAATGGGGGCCGCCGATCGCCGCGCCCCCACCACGCGCATTCAATTCCGCTTCTTCACCCCCACCGAATAACTCCCCGTCGACGCGGCCTGCTTGTGCCGCACCGTCAGCCAGTACTCGCCCGCCTGCAGCTTGCGCACGATGCGCGCATTGCGGCCGCGGCCACGATCATCGTCCCAGGCCAGCACCGCGCCGCGGTCATTGGGCCCGTGCAGCGTCAGCACCGTATCGGTCGGCCCTTCGGTGGTCATGATGAACGTGGCCGCCTGCGGCACGCTGAAGTGGTAGGCATCCACCTCGCCCGCGCTCGCCAGGTCCGCCGTGACGCGCGGCCCGCCCACGGTGAGTTCCGTCATCGCCGGCGCGTTCTTCGGATACTGCCGGCGCATGAAATCGGCGTCGGTCGGCGAGAACGTCGTATTCCAGCCGATGGCGAACGAGCCCACGGTCAGCGCATCGGGCACCGCGTACTGCATGATCGAGGTCGGGTCGAACGTGGTGTGGTTCGTGCTGTCCTCGTCGTACACCTGGAAGATGTTGAAGTCGACGTCGTCCTCGTCCCAGCCCTGCTGCGCGTAGTAGGCGTACACCTTCGGCCGGTCCCACGGAATCTTCCCCAGCGCGGCCGGGTTCTGGTGTTCGTGGATCATGCCCAGCGCATGGCCGAACTCATGGCGGACCACGCGTTCGTACTCGCGTTGCGAGGTGTCCGGCTCCAGCCAGCCGTAGTTCATCGTCGCCTCGCTGGACCCCACCGTCAGCGCGTCGGTGCCGACCGTCGACCAGGAGAAGCCCTTCTCCTCGAAGCTGATGCGGATCTCCGCGCGCCCGGTGTCGACGAACTCCAGGGTGAGGTTGGCCAGGCTCTCCCACTCCTTGGCGATGTCGCGCACCTTCGCCTGCACCTCCGGCAGGCCATCGAGGAAGCGCACGCGGATGGTGCGGCTGTTCTCCCACAGCTTGAGCTTCTCCACCGCCGCGCTGGCGCGCAGGCCGCCGACGCGGATCGGGGTGACGCGCACGTTGTCGACGCGCTCGAGCGAGGCGGCTTCGTCGCTCGCGGCCTCGTCGCCCTTCCTCAGTTCGGACACGTAGGGCGAGCAGATCTTGCAGGTGTGTGCCATGACCATCTCCATTGTCGGCGTAGCAACCCTCAAGCGCGACCGAGCGGCCGCGGCGTTTCGAAAGCAGGAGTGACCGGGCTCGCGCGACCGGCATCGCGCGCCCGACAGCAGCGCGCGCGTCGTGCGGTCGAGGCGCCGGGCGCGAAAGCACGCACGCTCTCGGAGCCCGGCGCGGCGAGGCGCGGACCGCATCGGGTCCAAAGAAGTCGACGGGGGTGTACAGCTGCCATCCCTAGCGTCCTCGGTGGCCATGGCCACGGGTCACGAGCCTGCGCAGGCCGGACAGCACCGCATCCGGCAGGGCTCTGCTGAAGTCAACGCAGGCCTCGCGCGCGGCCGGTCAGCCGTTCGTCAGTGGTGGAGACGTGCGCGGGTTGCCGCCGAGGCTTCCGGCAGCACTCCAGGCGTTCGGCTTGACGAACCGAGCGCGCAGACAACGCCCCGGCCGCGCCCTACCCCAGATGCCCCCGTACCCAGGCCACGATCTGCGCGCTGCCCATCGCACCCGACTGCCGGGCCAGCTCCCGCCCACCGCTGAAGAGCACCAGCGTGGGGATGCTGCGGATGTTGAACCGCCCGCCCAGCGCGGGCTCGGCTTCGGTATCCACCTTGGCCAGGCGCACCTGCGGTTCCAGCATCCGCGCCGCGGCCTCGAACTGCGGCGCCATCGACAGGCAGGGCCCGCACCACGGCGCCCAGAAATCCACCACCACCGGCAGCTGGCCCTGCACCGCGTGCCGCTCGAAACTTGCCGCCGACAACGCGATCGGCTGCCCGGTGAACAAGGCCCGGTGACACTTCCCGCAGCCGGGCGCCTGGCCCAGCCGTTCGCGAGGCAAACGGTTCATGGCCCCGCAATGCGGGCAGGGCAACAGGATCGCGGCGTCGTTCATGAGGTCCCCTCCGGGCAATGGCAGCCGCCACCCGTGGGACGTACCCGCCCGGGCCTGCGCGGCAGACCCGGGCAGTGAATCAGGACGCGGGTGGAAGCGGCGTTGTCGAGGCGGCCACTACCGGGCCTACGTCGAGACCGATCCTGCGCCACATCCGCGACGCCGTGCCGGCGTGCCCGCGTGCATCCCGCAGACGCGGGCCGACTCAGCGCGGCTTCGGGTACCACAGCGCGTTGACGATGATCCAGCGGTCGCCGAACCTGCCCACGTGGAAGAAGTCCACGAACCACGGGGTTTCCGCGCGGACCACCGCGGCATTGCCGGCGACGTCCAGCACGCGGCACGAGCGATCCCACTGTTCCTTCGGCGTCTTCAAGGCCCCCTGCCGCGTGAGCTCGACCAACTCCTCCTTGCCCATGCGACGCAGACCCAGGCGTTCGTCGGGGGTATCGCCCAGCACGGCCCGCTTGGCCAGGTCGGGGTGCAGCGCGCGTGCGACCCGCGCGGCGTCGCCCTCCAGTTGCCCGTCCAGATAGTCGAAACAGGTCGCTTCGATCGCCGTGCGGGTGGCCGGTTCGATCGCCGCGGGCGATGCGGCGGTCGTGGCGGCGACGGCGGCGAACACCAGGCTCATTACGGACACGGTGACTCCTTGCAGTCGGATTGTGGAACGGCCGCCAGCCTAACGTCTCCCGACCCCGGCCGGGCAGGCGGACGCTGGCGCTTTCCCTCTCCAGGCGGACGATCGACGTAACTGGTGGTGTTCACTGCGCAGGCCGACACGGCTGCCCGAACGACGCACCGGCACCGGCGCCGGCACCGGTACCGCGAATGACCGTTCCGATGGGAACCATCATCCGCCGCCGGCGTGCGTGGGGCTACTTGCCGAGTTCATACACCACATCGAGGCTGAGACCGAGGACATTCTCGCCGGGCGCGATCGGCGCGCTCGCATTGCCGGCCGCCGCCTGCTCCATCATCACGGCGCGCGCGTACACCGGACCAGGCGCATTCCGCCCCCCGGTTTCATCGACGCTGATGACGCGGCGGACGCGCAGCCCCAGCCGCTTCGCATAGCCCTCGGCGCGGGCGCGGGCCTTGTCCAGCGCCTTGCCGCGCGCTTCGTCCAACACCGCGTCCTTGTCCTCGATGTCGAACGTGGGCCCGTTGATCTGGTTGGCGCCGGTCGCCACGAGCGCGTCCAAGATGCCGCCCAGGCGGCCGATGTCCCGCACCGTCACGTTGACCGTGTTGGACGCGTAATAGCCCTTGATGCGCGGCGGCCGGTTCGCCAGGTACTGGTAATCCGGGTTGAGACTGACCCCGCTGGTCTGCACATCCTTGGCCGCGATGCCCGCGGCGCGGATGGCGGCCACGACGCGGGTCATCTGCTCCGCGTTGCGGCGGATCGCGCCATTCGCATCCGGGGCCAGCGTGAGCACGCCGGTCGACAGCGTCGCGATATCGGGCGCGCGCCGGGCCTCGGCGGCGGCCGACACCGTCACCAGGGTGACGCGGCGGGACTCACTCTCGGCGGCGTCCTGGCGGCTGCAGGCGGTGTTGGCGAGGAGGGCAAGGCCCAGCAGGGATGCCGCTGCGGTACGGGAGAGAAGCTGGACTCGGGTGGCCATGGGGATTCCGTGGAAGGCGGTAGACGTCTTCAACGGCGCAGGCCCAGGCACGGGGTTACGCGGCGGGCGGCGGGCGCCCGCCGTTCACGGACGCGCGTGCTGTGCGAACCGCGGCCGAAGCCGGCTGGGACATGGGGCGGGTCTCGACCCGCCGCCGTCCGATCCGGGTGAGGTGATGCTTGCCCCGCGGCTGTGGCATGGCGATGGCGGGTCGAGACCCGCCCTATGCGTGACGTGGGTCGAAAAGGTTCGCGAAAGGCTCAGGCCATAGGGCGGGTCTCGACCCGCCGCCTACCGTCAGCGCGCGCTCAGCGCGCCCGCATCTCCAGTTCGGTCAGGTACAGCCGCGTATCGAACTCCAGCTGGTGGTAATCCGGCTCGATGTGCGCGCACAGCCGGTAGAAGTCCTTGTTGTGCTCGGCTTCCTTCAGGTGCGCCAGCTCGTGCACCACGATCATCTTCAGGAACCCGGCGGGCGCATCGCGGAACACGGTGGCGATGCGGATCTCGCGGCTGGCCTTGAGCCGGTCGCCCTGCACCCGGGAGATGCTGGTGTGGGTGCCCAGCGCGTGCTTCATCACCTGCAGCTTGCCGTCGTAGAGCACCTTGCCCAGCGGCACCGACTTGCGCAGGTGCCGGTCCTTGAGCGCCTGGACGTAGTCGTACAGCTGGGCGTCGTTGCGCACGGCGTGCAGCTGGCCGTAGCGCTCGTTCAGCATCGCGCCCAGCCGACCCTCCTCGATCAGCGCATGCACCCGCGCCAGCACGTGGGGCGGGTATCCGGCGAGGTATTTCAGCGGTTGCATGGGCAGCGGGGGACGGGAGGCCGGCGGAGGACGGGAGGTATGATGGGCCCGAATTCCCCCATACGAAACCGCGACATGGCCAAGGCGAACCCGCTCCAGGAACAGCTGCTCAAGGCCGGCCTGGTCAAGAAGTCCAAGGTGGCCGAGGTGGCGCGCGAGCAGGTCAAGGCGCGGCACGGCA
This genomic interval carries:
- a CDS encoding M48 family metallopeptidase; the encoded protein is MRVDPLGGTQQQTGRRRGFGGGIRWWILILFAGYAAWSWFGSAETDPYTGETAHYGASPEEEVQLGAQAYDQVRSDAASQGALMPDNTEVSKQIREIASRLVNRVPQVTADLASTNQQAAPTSYQNFQWDVSVIQSDEANAFCLPGGKMAVYTGLLPLAKNQDAMAVVMGHEIAHALLRHGSQRMAQQKLVQVGQMAAGMALGGMDPGQQQAVMAALGAGAQYGFILPYGRNHETQADKVGLMLAAAACYNPREAIPLWERMSELGGGERPPEFASTHPDPANRIQTLQSLMPQAEQFYAKYCQGSPPLK
- a CDS encoding SUMF1/EgtB/PvdO family nonheme iron enzyme, whose translation is MLLLAACTPDGRKEKGGELDTGKVTIGADQSVSPVPPWRAPAIEVTQDNAAALRKQADAALAAGRLHEDATAAIPLYLALSRYDPEDESVAQALTQALGALLDTGRQALVSMDHDRSQLRRAHEVAAVARVVAPSDRAVDAFLDSLDRADEAARANRLGEAALAAARIGERGQAGGAIGYFREALERRPGDARARQGLAAAESALIRRAERSAAVDNYDRADYWLVRAAQVREGADTVPQARERIALQRAMRVNALRDAGIAELGTPTAPALRRAREHLAELLRIAPTGDAATMELRTRIERASHYGLFSPGAVFTDSLPGGSRAPRMVVIPHGAFSMGAADGEADATDAERPTRNIRFDRGIAMSRTEITVGEFRRFVEATGHRARAVRRGYSTIYDERSGNFVRAGNVDWRSDYVGRPAADDMPVLHVSVGDAMAYAQWLSDQTGHRYRLPSEAEFEYALRAGSRGRFPWGESSPPRATGNFTGAADVSPSGRRWSNAFGNYGDGAWGPAPVARYDADRHGVHDLAGNVSEWVADCWHSSYRRAPKDGRPWVNPGCRTQVVRGGSWASSPANSRSAWRQGTDVNNTNARVGFRVVRDI
- the rnd gene encoding ribonuclease D; this translates as MYVWIADPAALTAHFLAKPARIGLDTEFIRERTYWPQLALVQIAVGDTVLIVDPLVPGMCEALAPILADPGILKIMHSASEDLVAFRHACGVVPAPLYDTQQAAALAGIGAGLGYQKLVEQLTGVALAKGETRSDWLRRPLSPAQLEYAADDVRHLAQMHETLDGMLGQLDRRAWLTEDAQRTVANAQAEAPERWPHMSLRSAQFLDAPAQRRLVRVLRWRDTYARENDRPRGWILDNELAVSIARTPPADLAALQAAFDAQPKAPRKLAGTVWNVLNTPLEDEADTPDAGAGETRDKNRLRKLQDAVSQRSTELGLPDGVLASRRWLQALLDDGTWPGALAGWRRTALEPVLAPLLEAPER
- a CDS encoding matrixin family metalloprotease, with product MAHTCKICSPYVSELRKGDEAASDEAASLERVDNVRVTPIRVGGLRASAAVEKLKLWENSRTIRVRFLDGLPEVQAKVRDIAKEWESLANLTLEFVDTGRAEIRISFEEKGFSWSTVGTDALTVGSSEATMNYGWLEPDTSQREYERVVRHEFGHALGMIHEHQNPAALGKIPWDRPKVYAYYAQQGWDEDDVDFNIFQVYDEDSTNHTTFDPTSIMQYAVPDALTVGSFAIGWNTTFSPTDADFMRRQYPKNAPAMTELTVGGPRVTADLASAGEVDAYHFSVPQAATFIMTTEGPTDTVLTLHGPNDRGAVLAWDDDRGRGRNARIVRKLQAGEYWLTVRHKQAASTGSYSVGVKKRN
- the trxC gene encoding thioredoxin TrxC, with translation MNDAAILLPCPHCGAMNRLPRERLGQAPGCGKCHRALFTGQPIALSAASFERHAVQGQLPVVVDFWAPWCGPCLSMAPQFEAAARMLEPQVRLAKVDTEAEPALGGRFNIRSIPTLVLFSGGRELARQSGAMGSAQIVAWVRGHLG
- a CDS encoding nuclear transport factor 2 family protein, producing the protein MSLVFAAVAATTAASPAAIEPATRTAIEATCFDYLDGQLEGDAARVARALHPDLAKRAVLGDTPDERLGLRRMGKEELVELTRQGALKTPKEQWDRSCRVLDVAGNAAVVRAETPWFVDFFHVGRFGDRWIIVNALWYPKPR
- a CDS encoding SIMPL domain-containing protein codes for the protein MATRVQLLSRTAAASLLGLALLANTACSRQDAAESESRRVTLVTVSAAAEARRAPDIATLSTGVLTLAPDANGAIRRNAEQMTRVVAAIRAAGIAAKDVQTSGVSLNPDYQYLANRPPRIKGYYASNTVNVTVRDIGRLGGILDALVATGANQINGPTFDIEDKDAVLDEARGKALDKARARAEGYAKRLGLRVRRVISVDETGGRNAPGPVYARAVMMEQAAAGNASAPIAPGENVLGLSLDVVYELGK
- a CDS encoding M48 metallopeptidase family protein produces the protein MQPLKYLAGYPPHVLARVHALIEEGRLGAMLNERYGQLHAVRNDAQLYDYVQALKDRHLRKSVPLGKVLYDGKLQVMKHALGTHTSISRVQGDRLKASREIRIATVFRDAPAGFLKMIVVHELAHLKEAEHNKDFYRLCAHIEPDYHQLEFDTRLYLTELEMRAR